CGTTCAGCCCGTTCCCCTGTCCGACCGAGAGGCACCACGTGTCATCCAGGCTTGAGGCCGACCATCTGTACAAGGTGTTCGGAAGACGACCAGAAGCGGCCGTGGAGCGGCTCCGTGACGGAGTCGACCGTGAGGAACTGCGCGCCGACGGCACCACCGCCGCCGTGATCGACGCGTCCTTCACCGTCGAGCCGGGCCAGATCTTCGTCGTCATGGGCCTGTCCGGATCCGGCAAGTCCACGCTGCTGCGCATGCTCAACGGACTGCTGGAGCCCACCGCCGGGCACGTGCGCTTCGACGGCCAGGACCTGACCGGACTGAGCGCCCGCGACCTGCGCGAGGTCCGCTCCCGCAAGATCAGCATGGTCTTCCAGCACTTCGCGCTGTTCCCGCACCGCAGCGTGCTGGAGAACGCGGCCTACGGCCTGGAGGTCCAGGGCGTCCCGGCCGCCGAGCGCAAGGAGCGGGCGACCAAGGCCCTCGAACTGGCCGGCCTCGCCGGCTGGGAGAAGTCCTGGCCCGACGAGCTGTCCGGCGGTATGCAGCAGCGCGTGGGTCTCGCCCGCGCGCTCGCCACCGACGCCGACCTGCTGCTCATGGACGAGTCGTTCAGCGCCCTCGACCCGCTGATCCGCCGCGACATGCAGGACCAGCTGATCGAGCTCCAGAAGAAGCTGAAGAAGACCATCGTCTTCATCACCCACGACCTGAACGAGGCCATGCGCCTGGGCGACCGGATCGCCGTCATGCGCGACGGCCGCATCGTCCAGATAGGCAGCGCCGAGGACATCCTCGTGCGCCCCGCCGACGACTACGTCGCCTCCTTCACCCAGGACGTCGACCGCTCGCGTGTACTGACCGCGGGCGCCGTCATGGACACCGCGATACGCGGCGACGAGGCCGACTGCGCCTGCGAGACCGCCGCGCCGGACACCTCCTTCGTGGACCTCTGCGCGATCAGCGCCCGCCTCACCCACCCGGTCGCGGTCGTCGACAAGAAGCACACCCTCGTCGGGGTCGTCCCCCGGCAGCGCCTCGTCGGCTTCCTCGGCGACGAGCAGGGCACGCCCGAGCCGTGTCCCAGCCCGCGGAACGAGGAGGTGAAGGCCGGTGCCTAGGATCCCCTTCGGCGACTGGGTCAACGACGCGGTCGACTGGCTGCTGAACCACATGGCGTGGCTCTTCGACTTCCTCAAGACCGTCTTCTCCGGCACCTACGACGGCATCGACGCCGTCCTCCAGGCGCCCCAGCCCCTCCTCCTCGCCGGCATCTTCGCCGTCATCGCCTTCTGGCTGCGCGGCACCTCGGCCGGTGTCCTCACCTTCGTGGGCTTCGCCTTCATCGACTCCCTCGAACTGTGGGAGGACGCGATGGTGACCCTCTCGCTGGTCCTCGTCGCGACACTCATCGCGCTCGTCATCTCGGTGCCCGTCGGCATCTGGGCGGCCCGCTCCGACCGGGTCAGCGGCATCGTCCGGCCCGTGCTCGACTTCATGCAGACGCTGCCCGCGATGATCTACCTCATCCCGGCGATCCTGTTCTTCGGCACCGGTGCCCCCGCCGGCATCGTCGCCACCCTGATCTTCGCGCTGGCCCCCGGTGTCCGCATGACCGAGCTGGGCATCCGGCAGGTCGACAAGGAACTGGTCGAGGCCGCCGACGCGTTCGGCACCACCCCGCGCAACACCCTGCTGCGCATCCAGCTTCCGCTGGCGCTCCCCACCGTCATGGCGGGCGTCAACCAGGTCATCATGCTCGGCCTGTCCATGGCCGCCATCGCGGGCATGGTCGGCACCGGCGGTCTCGGCGGCGACGTCAACGAGGCCATCGGCCAGCTGAACGTCGGCCTCGGCTCCGAAGCCGGCGTCGCCATCGTCATCCTCGCCATCTACCTCGACCGCATGACCAGCGCGCTGGGCACCCAGGTCTCCCCGCTCGGCCGTCGCGCCGCCGCCAAGGCGCGCGCCGCACAGGGCCTGAAGATCTGGTCGTACCGCCCGCGTCCCGTCGTGGCCATGGCGGGTGTCGTCGTCCTCGCCCTCGTCGCGGGCGGCATGGGTGTCTTCGGCGGCACGGGCACGACCTCCACCGCCGCCGACGGCGAGAACGTCGGCCAGGGCAAGAAGGTCACCATCGGCTACATCCCCTGGGACGAGGGCGTCGCCTCCACCTTCCTCTGGAAGGAGATCCTGGAGGAGCGCGGCTACCAGGTCGACGTCAAGCAGTTCGACGCCGGCCCGCTCTACACCTCGCTCGCCCAGGGCGACGTCGACTTCGAGACCGACTCCTGGCTGCCGACCACGCACGCGCAGTACTGGAAGAAGTACGGCAAGCAGCTCGACGACCTGGGCTCCTGGTACGGCCCGACGTCCCTGGAGCTGTCGGTGCCCGCCTACATGAAGGGCATCGACTCCCTGGAGGACCTCAAGGGCAAGTCCGGCACCTTCGGCGGCAAGATCACCGGCATCGAGTCCAGCGCCGGAATGATGGGCCTGCTCAAGACCAAGGTCCTCAAGGCGTACGGCCTCGACAAGGAGTACAAGGTCGTCGACAGCTCCACGCCGGCGATGCTGGCCGAGCTGAAGCGCGACTACGCCGCGAAGAAGCCGATCGTCGCCACCCTCTGGTCGCCGCACTGGGCCTACAGCGACTACAAGCTGAAGAAGCTCAAGGACCCGAAGGGCGCCTGGGGCAAGGGCGACGGCGTGCACACGCTGTCCCGCAAGGGCTTCGCCAAGGACAACCCGGTCGTCGGCCAGTGGCTGAAGAACTTCAAGATGACCGAGAAGCAGCTCACCGACCTCGAGGCCGAGATCAACAAGGTCGGCAAGGGCAAGCAGCAGGACGCCGTACGCGCCTGGCTGAAGAAGAACCCCGGCGTCGTCGACAAGCTGGCCCCGGTCAAGAACGCTTCCGCCGCGGCCCCGGCCGAGGCCAAGCGCGCCGTGGACGTCGCCTGGTTCCCCTGGGACGAGGACGTCGCCGTCACCTACCTCTGGAAGAACGTGCTGGCCCGTCGCGGCTACACGCTCAACCTCAAGCAGATGGACGTCGGCCCCGTGTACACCGGCCTGGCCTCCGGCGACCTCGACCTCAACTTCGACGCCTGGCTGCCGTACGCCCAGTCCAACTACTGGAACCAGCACAAGAACGACCTCAAGGACCTCGGCACCTGGTACAAGCCGACCTCCCTGGAGATCGCGGTGCCCTCGTACGTGAAGGACGTCAAGTCCCTCGCCGACCTCAAGGGCAAGTCGAAGACCTTCGGCGGGAAGATCATCGGGATCGAGCCGGGCACCGGTGAGATGAACCTCCTGAAGAAGAAGGTCCTTCCGGGCTACGGCCTCGACAAGGAGTACAAGGTCGTCGACGGCTCGACGCCCGCGATGCTCGCCGAGCTGAAGCGCGCGTACGCCAAGAAGGAGCCGATCGCGGTCGTGCTGTGGTCGCCGCACTGGGCCTACAGCGAGTACAAGCTCACCAAGCTCGCCGACGACAAGAAGCTGTTCGGCGAGGGCAACACGATCCGCACCATCTCCAGCAAGAAGTTCCCGGGCCAGTACCCGAAGCTCACCGAGTGGATCAAGAACTTCAGGATGAGCGAGGCCGAACTCGGCAGCCTGGAGAGCGAGATCAAGCAGCGCGGCCAGGGGCACGAGGAGGACGCCGTGTCCGCCTGGCTCAAGGAGCACCCGGACATGGTGCAGCGGATGACTCCGCAGTAGTCGCCGAGCGGTTCACCCCCAAGGGTGGTGGACGGTTCACTCCGAGGGGTGGTCCTCGTCGTACGGGTCCTTTGACCCGTGGGGCGGGGGCCACCCCTCGTCGTGGTCCCGTCGCCCGTCTCCGCCCGTCCGGGCCGCCGCGGGTCCGCACGTGCGGACGACACGGCCCGTGATGCCGTACTGACGTA
The window above is part of the Streptomyces sp. NBC_01428 genome. Proteins encoded here:
- a CDS encoding quaternary amine ABC transporter ATP-binding protein, encoding MSSRLEADHLYKVFGRRPEAAVERLRDGVDREELRADGTTAAVIDASFTVEPGQIFVVMGLSGSGKSTLLRMLNGLLEPTAGHVRFDGQDLTGLSARDLREVRSRKISMVFQHFALFPHRSVLENAAYGLEVQGVPAAERKERATKALELAGLAGWEKSWPDELSGGMQQRVGLARALATDADLLLMDESFSALDPLIRRDMQDQLIELQKKLKKTIVFITHDLNEAMRLGDRIAVMRDGRIVQIGSAEDILVRPADDYVASFTQDVDRSRVLTAGAVMDTAIRGDEADCACETAAPDTSFVDLCAISARLTHPVAVVDKKHTLVGVVPRQRLVGFLGDEQGTPEPCPSPRNEEVKAGA
- a CDS encoding ABC transporter permease/substrate binding protein codes for the protein MPRIPFGDWVNDAVDWLLNHMAWLFDFLKTVFSGTYDGIDAVLQAPQPLLLAGIFAVIAFWLRGTSAGVLTFVGFAFIDSLELWEDAMVTLSLVLVATLIALVISVPVGIWAARSDRVSGIVRPVLDFMQTLPAMIYLIPAILFFGTGAPAGIVATLIFALAPGVRMTELGIRQVDKELVEAADAFGTTPRNTLLRIQLPLALPTVMAGVNQVIMLGLSMAAIAGMVGTGGLGGDVNEAIGQLNVGLGSEAGVAIVILAIYLDRMTSALGTQVSPLGRRAAAKARAAQGLKIWSYRPRPVVAMAGVVVLALVAGGMGVFGGTGTTSTAADGENVGQGKKVTIGYIPWDEGVASTFLWKEILEERGYQVDVKQFDAGPLYTSLAQGDVDFETDSWLPTTHAQYWKKYGKQLDDLGSWYGPTSLELSVPAYMKGIDSLEDLKGKSGTFGGKITGIESSAGMMGLLKTKVLKAYGLDKEYKVVDSSTPAMLAELKRDYAAKKPIVATLWSPHWAYSDYKLKKLKDPKGAWGKGDGVHTLSRKGFAKDNPVVGQWLKNFKMTEKQLTDLEAEINKVGKGKQQDAVRAWLKKNPGVVDKLAPVKNASAAAPAEAKRAVDVAWFPWDEDVAVTYLWKNVLARRGYTLNLKQMDVGPVYTGLASGDLDLNFDAWLPYAQSNYWNQHKNDLKDLGTWYKPTSLEIAVPSYVKDVKSLADLKGKSKTFGGKIIGIEPGTGEMNLLKKKVLPGYGLDKEYKVVDGSTPAMLAELKRAYAKKEPIAVVLWSPHWAYSEYKLTKLADDKKLFGEGNTIRTISSKKFPGQYPKLTEWIKNFRMSEAELGSLESEIKQRGQGHEEDAVSAWLKEHPDMVQRMTPQ